One window of the Montipora foliosa isolate CH-2021 chromosome 4, ASM3666993v2, whole genome shotgun sequence genome contains the following:
- the LOC138000775 gene encoding post-GPI attachment to proteins factor 2-like — MASNNPLPSPVLSVSFDAFAIWICSLPLVSFVACVVVSVLWHFEETTRTHCKVNNYLPSISASVGGFMPERFIWRVGIALHCLPRIAIVPYSLHKYFKAAADKKYNLKTWWFWLLNLSASLLHLLENGALITLTYISSNDNRDVHEASFIGFMVCSMVFMLLWCVLFKLTASQPMTNEEYTLFRRNLCTMTFNCCSFGMALYFFFRHNWYCEPGIYTFFALCEYFTILSNIAFHWHCTWLFNGAYFRFGYFGDESAKTM; from the exons ATGGCCAGCAATAATCCTCTACCGTCGCCTGTTTTATCCGTGTCTTTCGACGCCTTCGCCATATGGATTTGTAGCTTACCGCTTGTTTCATTTGTAGCTTGTGTGGTCGTCTCTGTTTTGTGGCATTTTGAGGAGACAACACGAACGCATTGCAAG gtaaataattatttgccaTCCATCAGTGCTTCAGTAGGGGGATTTATGCCGGAGAGATTTATCTGGAGAGTGGGAATAGCATTACACTGCCTTCCAAGAATCGCCATTGTTCCCTATTCACTTCACAAATATTTCAAAGCCGCAGCTGACAAAAAATACAACTTGAAGACTTGGTGGTTTTGGCTGCTTAATCTTTCAGCTTCCTTGTTACATTTGTTAGAGAATGGAGCCCTAATCACGTTAACATACATATCTTCAAATGACAATCGTG acgTCCACGAGGCATCGTTCATCGGCTTCATGGTCTGTTCAATGGTCTTCATGCTCCTATGGTGTGTTTTATTCAAGTTGACGGCTTCTCAGCCCATGACCAATGAG GAGTATACTTTATTCAGAAGAAATCTTTGTACTATGACTTTTAACTGCTGTTCATTCGGCATGGCGCTGTATTTTTTCTTTAGACACAACTGGTATTGCGAACCCGGAA TATATACATTCTTTGCTTTGTGTGAATACTTCACGATTTTGTCCAACATTGCGTTTCATTGGCATTGTACCTGGCTTTTCAATGGAGCGTATTTTCGGTTTGGTTACTTTGGAGACGAAAGTGCAAAGACAATGTGA
- the LOC138000774 gene encoding adenosine receptor A3-like, which translates to MDADQKSYKDVYCSAELTGAIHNELICLSALNIFLSLTAFLGNALTLVGLRKDNSLYPPSKRLFRCLASTDLCIGTIVGPLHVSYWISAVTEHWDICRYLLGATLITANMLCSVSLLTLAAISVDRLLSLLLNLRYKQMVTLSRTHVTVIIFWFVSGVGSIMSLWNELASSWYSYVIIPVCLLTSLYCYSRIFLKLRHLTNQVQKNVHGRVCQTAPFNVARYRKVLYTALWLQIALIFCYSPYIITAPVVYREIQRNRSPSVYLVLQVAITILYWNSSLNPILYYLKIRGVRQAVKDTIRHLLCL; encoded by the coding sequence ATGGATGCTGATCAGAAATCCTACAAAGATGTTTACTGTTCGGCAGAATTAACTGGTGCTATACATAATGAGCTAATATGCCTTTCAGCTTTGAACATTTTCTTGTCCCTCACCGCATTTTTGGGAAATGCTCTTACCTTGGTTGGTCTTCGTAAAGACAATTCCTTATACCCGCCGTCTAAACGCTTGTTTCGATGCCTAGCGTCAACTGATCTCTGCATTGGTACCATCGTTGGACCATTACATGTTAGTTATTGGATTTCTGCAGTAACCGAGCACTGGGATATTTGTCGATATTTACTGGGTGCAACACTAATAACAGCGAATATGCTGTGTTCAGTGTCTTTGTTAACACTGGCTGCCATCAGTGTGGATAGACTTCTCTCCTTGTTGTTGAATCTTAGGTATAAACAAATGGTAACTTTGAGTCGAACGCATGTAACtgtcattattttttggtttgtGTCTGGTGTTGGTTCCATCATGTCACTATGGAATGAATTGGCCTCATCGTGGTATAGCTATGTCATTATACCAGTGTGTCTTCTAACCTCACTTTACTGTTACTCGAGGATTTTCCTAAAATTGAGACATCTTACAAATCAAGTTCAAAAGAATGTTCATGGAAGAGTGTGTCAAACAGCTCCGTTTAATGTGGCACGATACAGAAAGGTGCTGTACACTGCACTGTGGCTACAAATTGCATTGATCTTTTGTTATTCACCTTACATTATAACGGCACCTGTGGTATACcgagaaattcaaagaaaccGGTCTCCCTCTGTTTATCTCGTACTACAAGTTGCAATAACTATTCTGTATTGGAACTCGTCACTAAACCCAATATTGTATTACCTAAAGATTAGAGGAGTCCGCCAAGCTGTTAAGGACACCATAAGACATCTGCTTTGTTTATAG